A single Maridesulfovibrio frigidus DSM 17176 DNA region contains:
- a CDS encoding MltA domain-containing protein: MIKLTPFIKTLLIVCALSFLACGCATKIPSVGKKKYSRTKPKTWKSKRAKDNFVASGPVKYSLLPSSSSELAARRIDIRSQGMKSWKQLGPQIRRSIEYARRNPSGGLALKRNELRLTWGQLRKSLEDLERLLPRLDKNPELLGKYFVWYELQSGAEMTGYYTPVIEASLTKRGAYKYPVYRVPPDLRKARPGQTHPWSEQLRKAYRVENGKILPYHSRRDIDVKKVLSGRGLEVAWFKDPVDLFYMHVQGGGVLRLPDGRLRTAVFSGTNGLSFKGLGQIMLNKGILKRSQLSRAKIKNYLLSHPDKMWEIMASNKSYIFFKITRGEPLGATGKPLLSMVSLASDPQLIPLGSIVSFRTDIYPKEGQPSRRVNGIGLAQDTGKAIRGARLDYYIGTGNEFKYTAHHLKKKIPVSLLISRAALRR, translated from the coding sequence ATGATTAAATTAACTCCTTTCATTAAAACGCTGTTAATTGTCTGTGCCCTTTCGTTTTTGGCCTGCGGGTGTGCAACTAAAATACCAAGCGTGGGCAAGAAAAAATATTCCAGAACTAAGCCTAAAACATGGAAAAGCAAACGCGCAAAAGATAATTTTGTTGCGTCTGGACCTGTTAAATATTCTCTACTTCCTTCTTCTTCGTCGGAACTTGCTGCGCGAAGAATAGATATTCGCTCTCAGGGGATGAAGTCATGGAAACAGTTAGGTCCGCAGATCAGACGATCTATTGAATATGCCCGCAGAAATCCGTCCGGAGGATTGGCTCTTAAGAGAAATGAACTTCGGCTAACGTGGGGCCAGCTTCGTAAATCTCTTGAAGATTTAGAACGTTTGCTACCTCGTTTAGATAAGAATCCAGAGCTGCTTGGAAAATATTTTGTGTGGTATGAGCTTCAGTCCGGCGCGGAAATGACAGGTTATTATACTCCGGTTATTGAAGCTAGTTTGACGAAGAGAGGGGCGTATAAATATCCTGTTTATCGTGTACCGCCGGATTTGCGTAAAGCACGTCCCGGTCAGACGCATCCGTGGTCCGAACAATTACGCAAAGCTTATAGGGTTGAAAACGGGAAGATTCTTCCGTATCATTCCCGCCGTGATATTGATGTAAAGAAAGTTTTATCGGGTCGCGGACTTGAAGTTGCTTGGTTTAAAGATCCCGTGGACCTGTTCTATATGCATGTTCAGGGGGGCGGAGTGTTGCGTTTGCCGGACGGCAGATTGCGTACTGCGGTTTTCAGCGGGACTAATGGACTTTCCTTTAAAGGGCTTGGACAAATCATGCTCAACAAAGGGATATTGAAAAGAAGCCAGCTGTCTCGTGCAAAAATTAAGAACTATCTTCTAAGTCATCCTGACAAAATGTGGGAAATAATGGCTTCGAATAAGAGTTACATATTTTTTAAGATAACTCGCGGAGAGCCTTTAGGTGCGACAGGAAAACCTTTGCTGTCTATGGTGAGTCTTGCTTCTGATCCGCAGTTGATTCCTTTGGGCTCGATTGTTTCATTTCGCACCGATATTTATCCTAAAGAAGGGCAGCCTTCGCGCAGGGTAAATGGAATCGGGCTTGCTCAGGATACAGGTAAAGCGATTCGCGGGGCGCGGCTTGACTACTATATAGGTACTGGAAATGAGTTTAAGTATACGGCTCATCATTTGAAAAAGAAAATTCCCGTGTCGCTGTTGATCAGTCGGGCAGCACTAAGAAGATAA
- the gatB gene encoding Asp-tRNA(Asn)/Glu-tRNA(Gln) amidotransferase subunit GatB: MVQFETVIGLEVHAQLKTNTKIFCGCSTQFGKEPNENVCEVCSGMPGVLPVLNEKVMEYAAKMGLATNCIINQKSIFARKNYFYPDLPKGYQISQFELPICEHGHLDISYEDKSGEPCKKRIGVTRIHMEEDAGKNIHSVAENASFVDLNRTGVPLIEIVSEPDMRNAEEAVAYLKSLRSILLYLDICDGNLEEGSFRCDVNISVRPFGQEEFGTRAELKNINSFRNVHKAIHYEVARQIDLIEDGEKIIQETRLYDADKGTTHSMRGKADAHDYRYFPDPDLVPLVIADEWLAEWQAAQPELPAERKVRFEEDFKISEDDAGLLTAEKDIADYYEAVLDSYNEPKKVVNWIKGDFMRELNQSEVGLSECKFKPEMMAKLVEMVDKDVISNKIGKDIFNEIFTAGLDPAKFVKDKGLEQNSDSSSLEAAVDKVLADNPTEVEAYKGGKKKLVSFFMGQVMKETKGQANPGIVSKMIQQKLS, encoded by the coding sequence ATGGTCCAGTTTGAAACAGTTATCGGGCTTGAGGTTCATGCTCAGCTTAAGACTAATACGAAGATATTTTGTGGTTGTTCCACTCAGTTTGGTAAAGAACCGAATGAGAATGTGTGTGAAGTCTGTTCGGGTATGCCCGGTGTGCTTCCTGTTCTGAATGAAAAAGTTATGGAATACGCAGCCAAAATGGGGCTTGCTACTAACTGCATCATAAATCAGAAATCAATTTTTGCTCGTAAAAACTATTTTTATCCTGACCTTCCGAAAGGGTATCAGATTTCCCAGTTTGAATTGCCCATATGCGAGCACGGACATCTTGATATTTCTTATGAAGATAAATCAGGTGAGCCTTGTAAAAAACGCATTGGCGTTACCCGTATCCATATGGAAGAAGATGCAGGTAAGAATATTCACTCTGTTGCTGAAAATGCAAGTTTTGTTGATCTTAACCGCACAGGCGTTCCGCTTATTGAAATAGTAAGTGAGCCCGATATGCGTAATGCTGAAGAAGCTGTTGCTTACCTTAAATCATTGCGCAGTATTCTGCTTTACCTCGATATTTGTGACGGTAACCTTGAAGAAGGTTCTTTCCGTTGCGATGTTAATATTTCTGTCCGTCCATTCGGTCAGGAAGAGTTCGGCACCCGTGCGGAACTTAAAAATATCAACTCGTTTAGAAATGTTCATAAAGCTATTCATTATGAAGTGGCTCGCCAGATCGACCTTATTGAAGACGGCGAAAAAATTATTCAGGAAACACGCCTTTACGATGCTGACAAGGGAACCACTCATTCCATGCGCGGCAAAGCTGATGCTCATGATTACCGCTATTTTCCAGATCCAGACTTAGTTCCTCTGGTCATTGCGGATGAATGGCTTGCCGAGTGGCAGGCTGCGCAGCCTGAACTTCCAGCTGAACGCAAAGTTCGCTTTGAAGAAGATTTTAAGATCAGCGAAGACGATGCTGGACTGCTTACCGCCGAAAAAGATATTGCCGATTATTATGAAGCTGTTCTTGATTCATACAACGAGCCTAAAAAGGTTGTGAACTGGATCAAAGGCGATTTCATGAGAGAATTGAATCAGTCTGAAGTTGGTCTTTCCGAGTGTAAATTTAAGCCTGAAATGATGGCAAAGCTCGTTGAAATGGTCGATAAAGACGTTATTAGTAATAAAATTGGTAAAGATATTTTCAATGAAATTTTCACCGCAGGGCTTGATCCTGCTAAGTTTGTAAAGGATAAGGGGCTGGAACAGAATTCTGATTCCTCCAGCCTTGAAGCCGCAGTAGACAAAGTGCTTGCGGATAATCCAACTGAAGTTGAGGCGTACAAGGGCGGCAAAAAGAAATTGGTTAGCTTCTTCATGGGACAAGTCATGAAAGAGACCAAAGGTCAGGCCAATCCCGGCATTGTCAGTAAAATGATTCAGCAGAAACTTTCGTAA
- the mtnA gene encoding S-methyl-5-thioribose-1-phosphate isomerase, with protein sequence MTEHIQYSAEKDALVLLDQRYLPTREDWFDCKTTDDIVEALVVMVVRGAPAIGVTAAYGCYLAGREVAGRDDWKKALETNLDKIENARPTAVNLRWAVREMRGIWKEAGDISLDDLCSTWLARAKVIHVDDIRMCEDIGKFGGALIDDGDTVMTHCNAGALATAGYGTALGVIRGAIDQGKKVQVIANETRPFLQGARLTAYELHRDGIPVKVACDNACALLMKKGLVQKVVVGADRITANGDAVNKIGTYGVALLAKEFGIPFYVAAPVYTIDIETPTGDDVPIEDRTPREVTHVGDTRITPEGVEVFNFAFDPTPNELIAGIVTEKGVLRPPYTEAIKKLFS encoded by the coding sequence ATGACCGAACATATTCAATATTCAGCAGAAAAAGACGCTCTAGTACTTCTTGATCAGCGCTACCTGCCTACTCGCGAAGATTGGTTTGACTGCAAAACAACTGACGATATCGTCGAGGCCCTTGTGGTCATGGTTGTTCGCGGCGCACCTGCTATCGGCGTAACAGCGGCTTACGGATGTTACCTTGCTGGGCGCGAAGTTGCAGGTCGTGATGACTGGAAAAAAGCTCTCGAAACAAATCTTGATAAAATCGAAAATGCACGTCCAACAGCAGTAAATCTGCGCTGGGCTGTTCGTGAAATGAGAGGGATTTGGAAAGAAGCTGGCGATATTTCTTTAGATGACCTTTGTTCTACTTGGCTTGCGCGCGCCAAGGTTATCCATGTTGACGATATTCGCATGTGCGAAGATATCGGTAAATTTGGCGGAGCACTAATCGATGACGGTGATACAGTAATGACTCATTGTAATGCTGGTGCTCTTGCTACTGCCGGATACGGTACAGCTTTAGGAGTTATCAGAGGCGCGATTGATCAGGGTAAAAAAGTTCAGGTCATCGCGAATGAAACTCGTCCTTTCCTACAGGGCGCAAGACTCACTGCATACGAACTTCACCGTGACGGTATTCCTGTAAAGGTTGCTTGTGATAACGCTTGTGCGCTGCTCATGAAAAAAGGGCTGGTACAGAAAGTTGTTGTCGGAGCTGACAGAATCACTGCTAATGGTGATGCTGTTAATAAAATAGGAACTTACGGAGTGGCCCTGCTTGCCAAAGAATTCGGCATTCCATTTTACGTGGCTGCTCCTGTTTACACCATTGATATCGAGACTCCTACAGGTGATGACGTTCCCATCGAGGACCGTACCCCGCGTGAGGTTACTCATGTTGGTGATACTAGAATTACCCCCGAAGGTGTGGAAGTATTTAATTTCGCTTTCGATCCGACTCCAAATGAGCTTATTGCTGGAATTGTTACAGAGAAGGGCGTTTTGAGGCCTCCTTATACTGAAGCAATTAAGAAGCTTTTCAGCTAG
- the der gene encoding ribosome biogenesis GTPase Der, whose product MLPTIALVGRPNVGKSTIFNRLLRKKRALTHDMPGITRDRIYDEGHYEGVRYALVDTGGLVMESDNDSEEFQVDIFDQAREAIEEAHALLLVVDGRLGMTPLDEQVAAYIRQSNKPIVVVVNKVDGSELEDQALSEFHCLGMEIMPVSAEHGFNLEALRAKVAELAENTGIVPEDEEADDEKKGLKIAMLGRPNAGKSSMVNALTGEERVIVSEIAGTTRDSVDVTFESGGKVFTFVDTAGVRRRTNISNQLERFSVVRALKSSKKADVTVMVVDALGGLTKQDKRLIDFLAKEATPFIIAVNKVDLVSLEERNELRAGFEMALRIANHVPVIYTSCVTKSGLGGILPLAAKLKKECSLRVSTGPLNRIMKEVIEKHQPPVVKRRRAKFKYLTQADEEPPTFIFFINDERLIRPTYHRFLENKLRKILNVKIAPLNIYFRSTAKNKVTR is encoded by the coding sequence ATGTTGCCGACCATAGCACTTGTAGGACGTCCAAATGTTGGTAAGTCCACTATATTTAATAGGTTGTTGCGGAAGAAGAGAGCTCTGACTCATGATATGCCCGGGATTACCCGTGATCGTATCTATGATGAAGGTCACTACGAAGGCGTTAGATACGCTCTTGTAGATACCGGTGGACTCGTGATGGAAAGCGACAATGATTCCGAAGAATTTCAGGTGGATATCTTTGATCAAGCTCGAGAAGCTATTGAAGAAGCTCATGCCCTTTTATTAGTGGTGGATGGACGCCTCGGCATGACTCCTCTTGATGAGCAGGTCGCCGCTTACATTCGCCAGAGCAACAAACCTATCGTTGTTGTTGTAAATAAAGTTGATGGATCTGAACTTGAAGATCAGGCTTTATCCGAATTTCATTGTCTAGGTATGGAGATCATGCCTGTTTCTGCTGAGCACGGGTTCAATCTGGAAGCTTTGCGCGCTAAGGTTGCCGAGCTTGCCGAGAACACAGGGATTGTGCCTGAAGACGAAGAAGCAGATGATGAAAAGAAAGGCCTTAAGATTGCCATGCTCGGACGCCCTAATGCAGGTAAGTCCTCCATGGTTAATGCTTTGACTGGAGAAGAAAGAGTTATTGTCAGCGAGATTGCGGGAACTACCCGTGATAGTGTTGACGTTACTTTTGAGTCCGGTGGAAAGGTGTTTACTTTTGTAGATACTGCCGGAGTTCGTCGTAGAACCAATATTTCAAATCAACTCGAACGATTCAGTGTAGTTAGAGCTTTGAAGAGCAGCAAGAAGGCAGACGTCACCGTCATGGTGGTGGATGCGCTTGGTGGACTTACAAAGCAGGATAAAAGACTGATTGATTTTCTTGCGAAAGAGGCAACTCCATTTATCATCGCGGTAAATAAAGTTGATCTGGTTTCTTTAGAAGAACGCAATGAACTTCGCGCTGGCTTTGAAATGGCACTGAGAATAGCGAATCATGTTCCGGTTATTTATACTTCGTGTGTTACTAAGTCCGGCCTTGGCGGAATTCTTCCTCTTGCAGCTAAGCTTAAGAAAGAATGCTCTCTACGCGTTTCTACAGGGCCGCTTAATAGAATCATGAAAGAAGTTATTGAGAAGCATCAGCCGCCGGTTGTTAAGCGCAGAAGAGCTAAGTTTAAATACCTGACTCAAGCTGACGAAGAACCGCCGACCTTTATTTTCTTCATTAATGACGAAAGATTGATCAGGCCTACGTATCATCGTTTCCTTGAGAACAAGCTTAGAAAGATATTGAATGTTAAGATTGCTCCGCTCAACATCTACTTTAGATCGACTGCTAAAAATAAAGTAACGAGATAA
- a CDS encoding response regulator produces MNQVGVIIVDDHALVREGLKTILKYQDGINVLGMAENGLEAVRLCKRLNPDVVLMDLSMPVKSGIQAIQELVGEGNSLKFLALTAHVDAEHVFSALDAGASGYVLKNSTSEELVMAIRTVMDGKVYLAPGISGEVAKGFLQKGRGQSCQKLDSLTKREKEILKNILTGYKNREIAELLNISVKTVEKHRANLMKKLGTKSIAELRAYGERISSRGIFL; encoded by the coding sequence TTGAATCAAGTCGGTGTGATAATAGTAGACGATCATGCATTGGTCAGAGAGGGACTTAAGACTATTCTTAAATATCAAGATGGTATTAACGTCTTGGGTATGGCTGAGAATGGCCTTGAGGCTGTCAGGCTTTGCAAACGGTTAAATCCCGATGTTGTGCTGATGGATTTGTCTATGCCAGTTAAAAGCGGTATTCAGGCTATTCAAGAGCTTGTTGGAGAAGGTAACTCTTTAAAATTTCTGGCACTGACGGCCCATGTTGATGCTGAACATGTTTTTTCTGCTCTTGATGCTGGTGCAAGCGGGTATGTTCTGAAGAACTCGACTAGCGAAGAGCTTGTGATGGCTATTAGGACTGTCATGGATGGTAAGGTTTATCTGGCTCCGGGGATATCTGGTGAGGTCGCAAAGGGATTCTTGCAAAAGGGGCGCGGTCAAAGCTGTCAGAAGCTAGATTCGCTGACCAAGCGGGAGAAGGAAATTTTGAAAAATATCCTCACTGGATATAAGAATCGCGAAATTGCTGAACTTCTGAATATCAGTGTTAAGACGGTAGAGAAGCATCGCGCCAACTTAATGAAAAAATTGGGCACGAAGTCAATCGCGGAACTAAGGGCATACGGAGAGAGAATTTCATCTCGCGGAATATTTTTGTAA
- a CDS encoding tyrosine-type recombinase/integrase — MALTDAKVKAVKPTIKEQTLNDGEGLSLVVSPSGRKWWRFRYQMNGKRTMLSLGTYPYITLQEARLKRGELKSQVAKGIDPSKKRKEDQRRTSATEGFEAISREWFGKQELGWSERHAKTTMERMEKNIFPFIGSRPISELGVQDMLSVTQRCEKRGAVETARRIRQIMSQIFRYAVAAGRVERDPAADIKGTIPPARKVKHFPSITDPKKIGPLLRAIDEFYGTLVVHCALRLAPLVFVRPGELRTAEWSEIDFDGCEWRIPEEKMKGGAVHIVPLSHQAVDIFKEVYQLTGPSGYIFPSIRTTTRPMSENTINVSLRRIGYDKTEMTGHGFRSMASTLLNEHGWNKDAIERQLAHTPKDKVRASYNYAEHLLERRKMMQAWANYLDSLKFGGKVVPLFSDI, encoded by the coding sequence ATGGCACTGACAGATGCGAAAGTTAAAGCTGTTAAACCTACGATTAAAGAACAAACATTGAATGATGGCGAAGGTTTATCTCTTGTTGTTAGCCCTAGTGGGCGCAAGTGGTGGCGGTTCCGTTACCAGATGAATGGGAAACGGACGATGCTTTCTCTTGGCACATATCCCTACATTACCCTCCAAGAAGCTCGTCTCAAACGGGGAGAGCTCAAGTCTCAAGTTGCCAAGGGCATTGATCCTTCAAAAAAGCGCAAAGAAGATCAGCGTAGAACCAGTGCGACTGAAGGATTTGAAGCGATTAGCCGAGAATGGTTTGGCAAGCAGGAACTCGGATGGAGTGAGCGTCATGCCAAGACAACCATGGAACGGATGGAAAAGAATATCTTCCCCTTCATCGGAAGTCGTCCTATTTCGGAGCTCGGGGTCCAAGATATGCTTAGCGTTACCCAACGCTGCGAGAAGCGCGGAGCAGTCGAAACAGCGAGAAGAATTCGTCAGATTATGTCTCAAATATTCCGTTATGCGGTTGCGGCTGGTCGAGTCGAGCGTGATCCCGCCGCGGACATAAAAGGGACAATTCCACCAGCGCGAAAAGTAAAACATTTCCCCTCGATTACTGATCCTAAAAAAATAGGGCCTCTCTTAAGAGCTATAGATGAGTTCTATGGCACTTTGGTTGTTCATTGCGCCCTCCGTTTAGCTCCATTGGTTTTCGTGCGTCCAGGCGAGCTAAGAACGGCTGAGTGGAGTGAGATAGACTTTGATGGCTGTGAATGGCGTATACCTGAGGAAAAGATGAAGGGCGGGGCCGTTCATATTGTACCTTTGTCACATCAAGCTGTTGATATTTTCAAAGAAGTTTATCAGTTGACTGGACCGTCTGGTTATATTTTCCCCAGTATCAGGACAACGACTCGTCCGATGTCAGAGAATACTATCAACGTAAGTCTTCGCCGTATTGGTTACGATAAGACCGAAATGACTGGACATGGCTTTCGGTCTATGGCCTCCACTCTTTTGAATGAACATGGTTGGAACAAAGACGCTATTGAACGACAGTTAGCCCATACTCCAAAGGATAAAGTTAGGGCTAGTTACAACTATGCAGAGCATTTACTTGAACGTAGGAAGATGATGCAGGCGTGGGCAAATTATTTGGATAGTTTGAAGTTTGGTGGAAAAGTTGTTCCGTTGTTTTCTGATATTTAA
- a CDS encoding helix-turn-helix transcriptional regulator, giving the protein MAGLPKEGFVRLKQILCVFPVSESHWLRGVKSGKYPSSIALTSKTVAWRVEDIRKLLESLSKSESDS; this is encoded by the coding sequence ATGGCAGGTCTTCCGAAAGAAGGTTTTGTCCGTCTGAAACAGATTTTATGTGTCTTTCCAGTCAGTGAAAGTCATTGGTTACGGGGTGTTAAGTCCGGAAAGTATCCATCTTCAATTGCGCTAACTTCAAAAACTGTCGCATGGCGTGTTGAGGATATCCGGAAGCTTCTTGAGTCTCTCTCCAAAAGCGAGAGCGACTCATGA
- a CDS encoding HK97 gp10 family phage protein, with translation MKTISIRLSDHEHRKLIQQAEKLGTTITDLIRDAAKKAADNSEDEIKKMVLDSESRTAERICDFRKNLVAEFSSQQQQMKKKAGEYNG, from the coding sequence ATGAAGACTATATCTATTCGGTTGTCAGACCATGAACACAGAAAACTTATACAACAGGCAGAGAAGCTCGGAACGACAATTACCGACCTTATACGTGATGCGGCAAAGAAGGCGGCAGACAATTCAGAAGATGAAATCAAAAAAATGGTTTTGGACAGCGAATCCAGAACTGCGGAAAGAATTTGCGATTTTCGCAAAAATCTTGTCGCCGAGTTCAGTTCTCAGCAACAGCAGATGAAAAAAAAGGCAGGTGAGTATAATGGCTAA
- a CDS encoding type IV secretion system DNA-binding domain-containing protein encodes MANKEASGELIPQRELDYFIIVFVVLSVVLPVMIICLAGFFQPYGLSSKSFFMLFCGAGAHKFVGTSWSYEAAMTWWRAGLWPHVAYVFYGVVIFSGIIALWLAEFASRPPAKIRHILGSRFYGFYEGSRKAEKAVVKALKGEIKFSGKGLNIHPSVSISRDRETRHFLIIGSTGGGKTTIIIPMVKQIQERGDIIIIFDNKGEFTGLLPGVIMAPWDDRCIGWAVGADIVNKQDAETLAARLIHENGNEPMWAQGAQMILVAFIVKAQQEKSKKWDFLDIINDLKSSDSNRIKQVVDVHNPLASMLVADPGSKTTLSFLVQVMACMAPVAALAEAWKGRDKVSFRRWLTGNIRAGKDNTIILQSNSRYSETTKAYLHSIIQTLASIINSPELSNSRDRRIWLILDEVPQLGEMVELSEFLEIGRSKGCCVILGVQSISQVKEIYSDNVADSWLSMIGTTILCRTQGKDSPRWLSELIGNRKIEKLTVSTSFSDTPAGGGNAQQFTKNYSYQEKDEPVVPSQIISSSKELGPWNNKGLRAILHTNTDVVCRLIWPFEKHSKIRPAVVARKESAKLEEAIRCVSNRDSEGASQQENAGPNEGKKGKVKTMSVLDELAELTGFSDDDQEGRK; translated from the coding sequence ATGGCTAACAAGGAAGCCTCGGGAGAATTAATCCCTCAGCGAGAATTAGACTATTTTATCATTGTGTTTGTCGTATTATCTGTTGTGTTACCTGTGATGATTATTTGTCTGGCTGGTTTTTTTCAACCATATGGTTTGTCGTCAAAATCATTTTTTATGCTTTTTTGTGGAGCAGGAGCCCATAAATTTGTAGGAACTTCATGGTCATATGAGGCCGCAATGACTTGGTGGCGAGCTGGTTTGTGGCCTCATGTTGCTTATGTCTTTTACGGTGTAGTTATTTTTTCAGGTATTATTGCTCTATGGTTAGCTGAGTTTGCTAGCCGTCCACCAGCAAAAATTAGACACATTTTAGGTTCGCGGTTTTATGGGTTTTATGAAGGTTCTAGAAAAGCTGAGAAAGCAGTCGTGAAAGCCTTGAAGGGCGAAATCAAGTTTTCTGGCAAAGGGCTAAACATTCACCCCTCGGTCTCTATTTCTCGCGATCGCGAGACTCGGCACTTTCTTATAATAGGCTCAACAGGAGGTGGTAAAACTACGATAATAATTCCAATGGTTAAGCAGATTCAAGAACGCGGAGATATAATTATAATATTTGATAATAAAGGGGAGTTTACGGGCCTGCTGCCTGGGGTAATCATGGCGCCTTGGGATGATCGTTGTATCGGGTGGGCTGTTGGAGCAGATATTGTAAATAAGCAGGACGCAGAAACACTCGCAGCCCGATTGATTCATGAGAACGGTAATGAGCCTATGTGGGCTCAAGGTGCCCAGATGATTCTAGTGGCATTTATAGTTAAAGCCCAACAGGAAAAAAGTAAAAAATGGGATTTTTTAGATATTATCAACGATCTAAAATCATCCGACAGTAATAGGATTAAGCAAGTCGTCGATGTGCATAATCCTTTGGCTTCTATGCTTGTGGCTGATCCCGGGTCAAAAACAACCCTTAGTTTTTTGGTTCAAGTTATGGCTTGTATGGCTCCTGTCGCGGCTTTGGCAGAAGCTTGGAAAGGTAGGGATAAAGTTTCATTCAGACGCTGGTTGACAGGGAATATACGTGCAGGAAAAGACAACACAATAATATTGCAGAGCAATAGTAGGTACTCCGAAACGACTAAGGCATATTTGCATAGTATTATACAAACACTCGCCTCAATTATTAATTCTCCTGAATTATCAAATTCTAGGGATAGAAGGATTTGGCTCATTCTAGATGAAGTTCCGCAGCTCGGCGAGATGGTTGAATTATCTGAGTTTCTTGAAATTGGGAGGTCGAAGGGCTGCTGTGTTATTCTCGGAGTTCAAAGCATTTCACAAGTTAAGGAGATTTATTCTGACAATGTTGCAGATTCGTGGCTTTCGATGATTGGCACAACTATTTTGTGTCGGACACAAGGGAAAGATTCTCCCAGATGGCTCTCGGAGCTGATAGGCAATCGTAAAATAGAAAAATTAACTGTCTCAACATCGTTTTCCGATACTCCTGCAGGAGGAGGTAACGCACAGCAGTTTACTAAAAATTATAGCTATCAGGAAAAGGATGAGCCCGTTGTTCCGTCTCAAATTATTTCGTCTAGCAAGGAACTAGGTCCATGGAATAATAAAGGATTACGGGCGATTTTGCATACCAACACAGATGTTGTTTGCCGTCTGATCTGGCCTTTCGAAAAGCATAGTAAAATACGTCCTGCCGTTGTGGCTAGGAAGGAATCCGCAAAGTTAGAGGAGGCAATAAGGTGTGTAAGCAATCGAGATTCTGAAGGGGCTAGTCAGCAGGAAAATGCAGGTCCTAATGAAGGGAAAAAGGGGAAGGTAAAAACTATGTCTGTTCTTGATGAATTGGCTGAATTGACTGGCTTTTCAGACGATGATCAGGAGGGCAGGAAATAA